Proteins from one Rhodohalobacter mucosus genomic window:
- a CDS encoding homoserine kinase, which yields MRDPEKPQSVKAFAPATVANVGCGFDVLGFALHKLGDFVTATMMDTPGVRISRITGDGGMLPLDAEKNTAGLSVLKLLNELGMNDIGIDLVIEKKMPLGSGLGSSAASSVAAAYAVNKLLEEPFSLPELLPFTVEGEMAASGTPHADNAAAALFGGFILVKTHLPPDVISLPTPPDLFCTIIHPKIEIQTRHSRQILKKDVALEKAVSQWANVGSLVAALFKEDYDLIGRSLHDEIIEPVRSVLIPGFDRMKLAAEEAGALGCSISGSGPSLFALSRGKETARKAASAMGSELQKLGLEYNDLISSVNTQGATTVEEKASS from the coding sequence ATGCGGGATCCTGAAAAACCACAAAGCGTTAAAGCTTTTGCACCGGCCACGGTGGCAAACGTGGGTTGCGGGTTCGATGTGCTTGGGTTTGCACTTCATAAGCTTGGGGATTTTGTAACCGCAACGATGATGGATACTCCCGGTGTACGTATTTCCCGCATTACCGGAGATGGCGGAATGCTGCCGCTGGATGCTGAGAAAAATACCGCCGGACTCTCGGTTCTGAAGCTGCTGAACGAGCTTGGAATGAATGATATTGGCATCGACCTTGTGATCGAAAAGAAGATGCCCCTCGGCAGCGGCCTGGGCTCAAGCGCTGCAAGTTCTGTGGCGGCCGCATATGCTGTAAACAAACTCCTGGAGGAGCCATTTTCACTTCCTGAACTGCTCCCATTTACCGTGGAGGGCGAAATGGCAGCCAGCGGAACCCCCCATGCCGATAATGCTGCAGCGGCACTCTTTGGAGGATTTATTTTGGTAAAAACGCATCTTCCGCCCGATGTGATCTCCCTTCCCACACCGCCTGACCTGTTCTGTACCATCATTCACCCGAAAATTGAAATTCAAACACGGCACAGCAGACAAATTTTAAAAAAAGATGTGGCGCTCGAAAAGGCGGTTTCGCAATGGGCAAATGTTGGAAGTTTGGTAGCGGCCCTTTTTAAAGAGGATTATGACCTGATAGGCCGTTCACTTCATGATGAAATCATTGAGCCTGTACGTTCCGTTCTTATTCCGGGATTCGACCGGATGAAGCTAGCTGCAGAAGAAGCCGGAGCCCTGGGATGCTCCATTTCAGGTTCCGGCCCGTCGTTGTTTGCCCTCTCGCGCGGCAAAGAGACTGCCAGAAAGGCTGCCTCCGCTATGGGATCGGAGTTGCAAAAGCTGGGTCTTGAATACAATGATCTTATCTCATCTGTGAACACCCAAGGTGCAACCACAGTCGAAGAAAAGGCGTCATCATGA